The following coding sequences lie in one Maribacter forsetii DSM 18668 genomic window:
- a CDS encoding DUF4174 domain-containing protein: MKSLKILLIFIMMYSLNIEAQDLSDYKWKNRIVILYETENNIAEVKSALETIESNASKINERDIIVFNYKDSVLYTTEGKATEIKKSSTLPKSYNGYILIGKDGGIKAKSPYPFKIQQLIDLIDSMPMRRSEMKSNK, translated from the coding sequence ATGAAATCTTTAAAAATCCTTTTAATTTTTATAATGATGTATAGTCTTAATATAGAAGCTCAAGATTTATCGGACTACAAATGGAAAAATAGAATAGTTATTCTTTACGAAACTGAAAATAATATTGCCGAAGTAAAATCTGCCTTAGAAACTATTGAAAGTAATGCTTCAAAAATTAATGAAAGGGATATTATTGTTTTCAACTATAAAGACAGTGTATTATATACTACGGAAGGTAAAGCTACAGAAATTAAAAAATCCAGCACGTTACCAAAATCCTATAATGGCTATATATTAATTGGAAAAGATGGTGGCATTAAAGCCAAAAGCCCCTACCCTTTTAAAATACAACAGCTTATTGACTTAATTGACAGTATGCCCATGCGCAGAAGTGAAATGAAGTCCAATAAATAA
- a CDS encoding FAD-dependent oxidoreductase, whose product MTQEKKNIAIIGSGLVGSLLAIYLKRYGHQITVFDRRPDIRNVEFSGRSINLAMSNRGWNALKAVGIEEEIKEIAIPLDKRAMHVIGKEQYFQKYGKDGEAIWSISRGVLNRRMIDLAEKNGVEFRFEEKVWDINLPEAKVYTGESEKGEWIEYPFDLVFGCDGAFSRVRHKMQRRSRFDYSQDFIDVGYKELTIPANADGSHKLDKHSFHIWPRGKFMFIAMPNLDGSFTCTLFMPFEGDVSFDSLKTKKDAVHFFNTYFPNVMDDIENLTGDFFKNPTSAMVTMKCYPWTYWDKVALVGDSAHAVVPFYGQGMNAGFEDIYVLNQIIQELGDDWQRIFEIYQERRKPNADAIAELSYRNFVEMSSKTADSNFLLQKKIEKHFAAKHPEKWVPAYSRVTFSNRPYAEALAEGDAQEEIMKKVMSTPGIDEKWDSKEVEELMLKLLG is encoded by the coding sequence ATGACGCAAGAAAAAAAGAATATTGCCATTATTGGCTCAGGCTTAGTAGGATCCTTGCTAGCCATTTACCTTAAGAGGTACGGACATCAAATTACCGTTTTTGATCGCAGACCAGATATTAGAAATGTTGAATTTTCTGGACGATCCATCAACCTTGCAATGAGTAATAGAGGTTGGAACGCCTTGAAGGCGGTTGGCATAGAAGAAGAGATTAAGGAAATAGCCATACCCTTAGATAAAAGGGCGATGCACGTCATTGGAAAAGAGCAGTATTTTCAAAAATATGGCAAAGACGGTGAGGCTATTTGGTCTATATCGCGTGGTGTGCTTAATAGACGCATGATTGATCTTGCTGAAAAGAACGGAGTAGAATTTCGTTTTGAGGAAAAGGTCTGGGATATTAATTTGCCCGAAGCAAAAGTTTATACGGGAGAAAGCGAAAAAGGGGAGTGGATAGAATACCCTTTCGATTTGGTATTTGGATGCGACGGTGCTTTTTCAAGAGTACGTCATAAAATGCAAAGGCGAAGTAGATTTGACTATTCGCAAGATTTTATTGATGTAGGATATAAAGAATTGACCATACCTGCAAATGCGGATGGTTCACATAAATTAGATAAGCACTCATTTCATATTTGGCCACGCGGTAAGTTTATGTTTATAGCAATGCCAAACTTAGATGGCAGTTTTACCTGTACTTTATTTATGCCATTTGAGGGTGATGTTTCTTTTGATAGTCTGAAGACAAAAAAGGATGCGGTACATTTTTTCAATACGTACTTCCCTAACGTAATGGATGATATAGAAAATTTAACCGGAGACTTTTTTAAGAACCCTACCAGTGCCATGGTTACCATGAAGTGCTACCCGTGGACCTATTGGGATAAAGTTGCCCTTGTGGGTGATTCTGCGCATGCTGTAGTGCCTTTTTATGGTCAAGGCATGAATGCTGGGTTTGAGGATATTTATGTCTTAAATCAGATTATACAGGAGTTAGGTGATGACTGGCAGCGTATTTTTGAGATATATCAAGAAAGGCGCAAGCCAAACGCTGATGCTATTGCAGAGCTAAGCTATCGCAACTTTGTAGAAATGAGCAGTAAAACTGCAGATAGCAATTTCTTGTTACAAAAGAAAATTGAAAAACACTTTGCGGCAAAACATCCAGAAAAATGGGTGCCAGCCTATAGTAGGGTGACATTTTCAAATAGACCCTATGCAGAAGCACTGGCAGAAGGAGATGCTCAGGAAGAGATTATGAAAAAAGTCATGAGCACACCAGGAATAGATGAAAAATGGGATAGTAAGGAGGTAGAAGAGCTAATGCTCAAATTACTGGGGTAA
- a CDS encoding flavin reductase family protein produces the protein MKHFSKEELGKMPSRYRAHLINSCTGYKSANLLGSKSEAGISNLAIFNSVVHIGSTPPMLGFILRPLTVKRNTYANFKESGFFTVNQVNESIIKDAHHTAASYDEEISEFSKTKLTETYLDNFQAPYVKESAIKLGCSYVNEYDIKENGCLLIIGAIEHVYLSDDILQNDGWLQLDKAQTVAINGLDAYALPQLLARFAYAKPDEPSKLI, from the coding sequence TTGAAACATTTTAGTAAAGAAGAACTAGGCAAAATGCCTAGTAGATACAGAGCTCATTTAATTAATAGTTGTACCGGTTATAAATCTGCCAACTTATTAGGTTCTAAATCTGAAGCGGGTATAAGTAATTTGGCTATTTTCAATTCGGTGGTTCATATTGGTAGTACACCACCTATGCTAGGGTTTATTCTTAGACCTTTAACCGTTAAAAGAAATACCTATGCCAACTTCAAAGAAAGTGGATTTTTCACCGTCAACCAGGTAAACGAATCTATCATAAAAGATGCGCATCATACTGCAGCCAGCTATGATGAAGAGATTTCAGAGTTTTCAAAAACCAAATTAACCGAAACTTATTTAGATAATTTTCAGGCTCCATACGTAAAAGAGAGTGCTATAAAATTGGGTTGCAGCTATGTGAACGAATATGATATTAAAGAGAATGGTTGCCTACTGATAATCGGTGCTATTGAGCATGTCTATTTATCAGACGATATTTTACAAAATGACGGTTGGTTGCAATTAGACAAAGCGCAGACTGTCGCCATTAATGGATTGGATGCTTATGCCCTACCACAACTTTTAGCAAGATTCGCATATGCAAAACCAGACGAACCCAGTAAACTTATATAA
- a CDS encoding DUF2256 domain-containing protein — MAHKKVNLQTKICVTCNKPFSWRKKWERNWDDVKYCGEKCRRNKLKTAIHE; from the coding sequence GTGGCTCATAAAAAAGTAAATCTGCAAACAAAAATTTGCGTAACGTGTAATAAACCATTTTCATGGCGTAAAAAGTGGGAACGCAATTGGGACGATGTAAAGTACTGCGGAGAAAAATGTAGACGAAATAAATTGAAAACAGCAATTCATGAATAA
- a CDS encoding DASH family cryptochrome, translating to MNNLIWFRNDLRVQDNSSLTEAMKGSNVIGFYCFESKFFETDEFGFKRTEKYRANFLIETVQQLKQELEKINIPLFIYHGNSADYLPDLIQNHNINSVFLQKEWTRDEQVILNNVKNNLDPNINIHEVYDQFLFHPDDIPYDDFSLIPNVFTTFRKKCEANSKVRPITTLPNKMPSENLIDTKTKIPTLNYLGLDNYTNHINTAFPFKGGELEALKRIQNYFWETRKLSFYKKTRNGLIGTDYSSKLSAWLANGSISPRTIYWEIKNYEKEIVKNQDTYWLIFELIWRDFFKYISLKHHDAIFKLGGILNNTYDPKTNEKAKHTWINGLTKEPFVNANMKELLETGWMSNRGRQNVASFWSKELEQDWRIGAAYFESMLIDYDVHSNWGNWMYNSGVGNDPRNRKFNIKSQAERYDASGKYQLLWLQETLF from the coding sequence ATGAATAATCTAATTTGGTTTAGAAACGACTTAAGGGTGCAAGACAACTCTTCATTAACCGAAGCAATGAAAGGGTCTAATGTTATTGGCTTTTACTGTTTTGAATCTAAATTTTTTGAAACCGATGAATTCGGATTTAAAAGAACTGAAAAGTATAGGGCAAATTTTTTAATTGAGACTGTTCAGCAATTAAAACAGGAACTTGAAAAAATCAATATACCGCTATTTATTTATCACGGTAATTCAGCAGATTACTTACCAGATTTAATTCAAAATCATAACATCAATTCTGTTTTCTTACAAAAAGAATGGACTAGAGATGAACAGGTTATACTAAACAATGTAAAGAACAACTTAGATCCCAATATAAATATTCACGAAGTATATGATCAATTTTTATTTCACCCAGATGATATTCCTTATGATGATTTTAGTTTAATTCCGAATGTCTTTACCACCTTCAGAAAAAAGTGTGAAGCAAACTCCAAAGTAAGACCAATTACCACATTACCTAATAAAATGCCTAGTGAAAATTTAATTGACACTAAGACCAAAATCCCTACTTTAAATTATTTAGGTTTAGACAATTATACTAACCATATAAATACCGCATTCCCCTTCAAAGGCGGAGAATTAGAGGCGTTAAAACGAATACAGAACTACTTTTGGGAAACGAGAAAACTAAGTTTTTATAAGAAAACCAGAAACGGATTAATTGGTACGGATTACAGTTCAAAACTTTCTGCTTGGCTGGCTAACGGTAGTATATCTCCAAGAACCATTTACTGGGAAATAAAGAATTACGAGAAAGAGATTGTAAAAAACCAAGATACCTATTGGTTAATTTTCGAATTGATTTGGAGAGATTTTTTTAAATATATTTCTCTTAAACATCACGATGCTATATTTAAGTTGGGTGGTATATTAAATAATACTTACGATCCTAAAACCAACGAAAAAGCCAAACATACTTGGATCAATGGTTTAACTAAAGAACCTTTTGTAAATGCCAATATGAAAGAACTATTAGAAACCGGATGGATGAGTAATAGAGGGCGACAAAACGTAGCTAGTTTTTGGTCTAAAGAATTAGAACAAGATTGGCGAATTGGTGCAGCCTATTTTGAAAGTATGTTAATTGATTATGATGTGCATAGTAATTGGGGAAATTGGATGTACAACAGCGGAGTAGGAAATGACCCTAGAAACCGAAAATTCAATATCAAAAGCCAAGCTGAACGATATGATGCTTCCGGTAAATATCAACTGTTGTGGTTACAAGAAACATTGTTCTAA
- a CDS encoding cryptochrome/photolyase family protein: MKIVRLILGDQLNQNHSWFSNVNDDITYVIAEMRQETDYVKHHIQKVVAFFLAMRSFRDDLSEKGHRFIYYKLNDKNNPQDLAQIISNTIKETNAEKFEYQLPDEYRLDKQLQKICSSLAIATDSFDTEHFYTTRYELKDFYTGKKQMVMESFYRMMRKKHSIMVTNDQPEGGTWNYDQSNRNKWKGKTPIPKEKEFSKNVNEIVQMLNDKNVQTFGNIDSTEFPWPVTREECLNTLDYFCNELLPHFGDYQDAMHTDEKFLFHSRLSFAMNAKILAPNEVINTVLDHFYDKSNDINISQVEGFVRQILGWREYMRGIYWKEMPKYKELNTLNNTNKLPEFFWTGDTKMNCLKKAIGQSLDASYAHHIQRLMVIGNFSLLTQIDPDEVDKWYLGVYIDAIEWVEITNTRGMSQFADGGIVATKPYVSSANYINKMSNYCSGCHYSQTKKIGKKACPFNSLYWNFLSDKKEHFIDNQRMNMMLALLNKMDGNKLAEIQERATEIIKNPDAF; this comes from the coding sequence ATGAAAATAGTACGCTTAATATTAGGTGATCAATTAAATCAAAATCACTCTTGGTTCTCAAACGTAAATGACGATATCACCTATGTAATAGCTGAAATGAGACAAGAAACCGATTATGTTAAACACCATATTCAAAAAGTGGTCGCTTTCTTTTTGGCTATGCGAAGTTTCAGAGATGACCTTTCTGAAAAAGGGCATCGATTTATCTATTACAAACTAAACGATAAAAACAACCCTCAAGATTTAGCACAGATAATATCCAACACTATCAAAGAAACAAATGCTGAAAAATTTGAATATCAGTTACCAGACGAATATAGACTGGATAAACAATTGCAAAAAATTTGCAGTTCGCTAGCCATAGCTACCGATAGTTTTGATACCGAACATTTTTACACTACTAGATATGAGTTAAAAGATTTCTATACCGGCAAGAAGCAAATGGTTATGGAAAGTTTTTATAGAATGATGCGTAAAAAGCATAGTATTATGGTGACTAATGACCAACCGGAAGGTGGTACATGGAACTATGACCAGAGCAACAGAAATAAATGGAAGGGCAAAACACCTATTCCTAAAGAAAAAGAGTTTTCTAAAAATGTAAATGAAATAGTTCAAATGTTGAACGATAAAAATGTTCAAACATTTGGCAATATAGATTCCACAGAATTTCCATGGCCGGTGACAAGAGAAGAATGCTTGAATACATTAGATTATTTCTGCAATGAACTACTACCACATTTTGGTGACTACCAAGATGCCATGCATACTGATGAGAAGTTTCTTTTTCACTCACGCCTATCATTTGCAATGAATGCTAAGATATTGGCACCAAATGAAGTTATCAATACTGTCTTAGACCATTTTTACGATAAATCCAACGATATAAACATATCTCAAGTTGAAGGTTTTGTACGACAAATTTTAGGTTGGAGAGAATATATGAGGGGTATTTATTGGAAAGAAATGCCCAAATACAAAGAACTGAACACATTAAACAATACCAATAAATTACCTGAGTTTTTTTGGACAGGTGACACGAAAATGAATTGTTTAAAAAAAGCTATTGGTCAAAGTTTAGATGCTTCTTATGCTCATCATATACAGCGCCTTATGGTTATCGGTAATTTTTCTTTATTGACCCAAATAGACCCAGATGAAGTTGATAAGTGGTATTTAGGTGTTTACATAGATGCTATTGAATGGGTTGAAATTACCAATACTAGAGGTATGAGCCAGTTTGCAGATGGTGGTATTGTTGCTACTAAACCATATGTTAGTAGCGCTAACTACATTAACAAAATGAGTAATTACTGCAGTGGTTGCCATTATAGCCAAACCAAAAAAATTGGTAAAAAAGCATGTCCTTTTAACTCTTTATATTGGAATTTTCTTTCTGATAAAAAGGAACATTTTATAGACAATCAACGTATGAATATGATGCTGGCACTTTTAAATAAAATGGACGGAAACAAACTAGCTGAAATTCAAGAAAGAGCTACCGAAATAATTAAAAATCCCGATGCATTTTAA